One Glycine max cultivar Williams 82 chromosome 6, Glycine_max_v4.0, whole genome shotgun sequence DNA segment encodes these proteins:
- the LOC548053 gene encoding 40S ribosomal protein S25 yields MAPKKDKAPPPSSKPAKSGGGKQKKKKWSKGKQKEKVNNQVLFDQATYDKLLSEAPKYKLITPSILSDRLRINGSLARKAIRELMARGSIRMVSAHASQQIYTRATNT; encoded by the exons ATG GCTCCTAAGAAAGACAAGGCTCCCCCACCTTCATCCAAGCCCGCCAAGTCTGGTGGTGGGaagcagaagaagaag AAGTGGAGCAAGGGAAAGCAAAAGGAGAAGGTGAATAACCAGGTGCTGTTCGATCAGGCTACCTATGACAAGCTCCTCTCCGAGGCACCCAAATACAAACTCATTACTCCTTCCATTCTCTCTGACCGTTTGAGG ATTAATGGATCACTTGCAAGGAAGGCTATTAGGGAATTGATGGCCAGAGGTTCAATAAGGATGGTGTCTGCCCATGCTAGTCAGCAGATTTACACTAGAGCGACAAACACCTAG